GTAAGTACCCCGTCCAGAGATGTCTATGGATTTCCCTGCCGGCGATGAACAACGTGCCCCTGTCAGATAGACTTTGTTAAATCGATGCACCTCATTCTTGGCCACCTCTTTCCCCAGGCACgcaaggcaggcaggcaTGCTTTCCTCGCATTCCAATCCATCCACCTGGCACAAGTTGCTTATCTCTCTCGAATGAGATGAGAGCAAGAGTTAGGCGGAGCATGACGGCGTCGCTTTCGGCGTTCAACCAGTAGTACTGATGTCTCATATACCCAGCCCTGAGTAGCCCTGAGTATATTCATGACTCAATACTTTTATAGCTCCGGTTTGTTACAGAGACAGTAGTCCCGTTTGAAGGATCGAAGCCCATTGAGCTTGCTTCTGTTGAGCTAGATCCGCGGCCGTTTGGCCATGGCTGTCTCGCAGGCCACGAATATCTCCCTCTGCCGGGACGGAGAGGCGTCCGACGCCCAGAGCTTGAGCCACCGAGCGAGCAGTTTCGGGGAAAGCCGCATCCGGGATGATAGAGCACAGCCagagaagaagccaaagtGTCTCTTCCCGGTTGTGTTCAATGGCAAGATGCAACCCGCTCTTCATGTCGGCGAGGGGATCTTGGTACCTGACGAAGGACGCCAGATCTTCAATCTCGTCACTCGCATCCCGGAGCAACTCAACAATTCCGCCAACATCGCCCTCGGCGGACATGACATGCAGCGCACGAGCCGGACGGGCCTCAGGGTGGCTCTCGAGGTATGCCTCCTCAGTAATCGATGGTAGGATGTCTAGGTTTTCCTGAACGCCACCCTCGTTGACATATCTCGTGAGAATTGCAGCGCCCGGGGGCGCAGAGAGGAACTGGTTGGTGGCCGAGGGCCCTGCGTCGTTCGCTGGCAAATAAGTACTGCAACTTGGGCATTTGAGAGAGACTGCTATATCGGAAGACTGGTCCAACAAGCACTGCCTATTGACGTTTTAGCCGAGATTATAGCACCACAGGCCATCGTCTCAAGAACATCCAACATACCAATGAAAGTGACATCCACAGGGCAATTCGAGGTCATCGGGAACTGATTCCGAGACTGTGCTAGGGCCAGCACTGGACGCCCCAGCCTCATCATTCACGTCCTCGTCCGGATCCAAACGCAACACCAACGACTCCTCACAGACCTTGCAAAGGGACATCCTGGTACTCCGTACTGAATGGCTGTTCAGGATGTTTCGGCTCACCAAGGATTAGACAGGGTGCTGTAAAAGTCTTGCTGGCTGTCTGTCACAAACAAATTGTGAAAGGCTTGGAAGCGCGTTTTGGGTCTCTTCCCTTCCGTCCTATCGCGTTTTTTCCTGCTGGTTCAGGcccaactttttttttttttcttcttctgcaaTGCGAAGGAAACGAAAACCCAAGTGGGTGAGTAGACCTTACGCAACCGAGTGGGGCTTGGTTCATGATTTGCGAAAGCGAGTTGGTTTACGAATCACTTCCAGGCGGCAACATTTTGATAGGTTTAGCTTACACTCTAATACCCTGCCTAGGGAGGCAGATGAAGGAAGAATTGGAACGAAACAGGGTGCCTAGATCTCTGTCGTCAGCATCCGTACCTTGTTCATGGCCGCCTGGTAAACGCGTATCCGCTGCACTGCCATCCCAATGGTGGCCATTACATCACCGCTCTCAAGCCCCGAAGGTCCTCCCACCAGGGACAGCTCCCCGCAGTGACCAAACAAACAAGTACCTGCCATCAGCCAATCAGGTATAGCGGCTATGAGTTTACCGCCATTCAATACCCAGCGTAAAAGGAGGGGTACCTTGTCAGCTTCCTTGAGAAAGTACCAGCGCCGGACTCTCTGCTTGGACACCTCCCCACCCATGCTATGCCACCTAAAGACGGTCCCTCTCCCTTTCAGGTGCCCAATTCTCGCATCATCCTTTCCAGCTTCAACTCCGTCACTGGAATCAAGACCACAACTTCTCAAACTTCCCCTGCCAGCAAGTATCGCACAAATATTGCAGGCCTCCCTTCGAGTGCTGGCCTCTCCTTAACAACTTGGCccctctccatctctccTCGCGCCCTCTCTGCGCGACCCCCTCCCCCACCATGAACGTTTTGAAGCTTCAGAGGTCGGTTGCGCCGGATCTCGCGGGCTGCCTCGTAATACTGACAGCGTCCCAATAGGAAGTTTCCTCAGTTCCAGCAGAACGagatcttctccttgtccgaTGCCTTCCAGCGACTCGATGTCGACGACAAGGGATACCTGGATGAGGCCActgccatcaaggccacgCAACAGAGCGAAAATCAACCTTATGATGTTGTGCGCCAAGCGCTGAAGGAAGTCGAGCTTGACTCGTCACGGCGCGTTGAACTTGAGGACTATGTCAGCGTAGGTCTCCCTGCTCAAGTTTCCACGACTGTCGCTAACCTTTCTGCCACAAGCTCATCTCCAAACTCCGCGAATCCTCCCCTGCCCAGAAGCGCATGTCCACGGGCCCATCCGCCTCTTCCGCGCCCGGCGTTGTCGCGCAGCGCACTGGAGGGCATGCTTCCAAGAGCAGCGTGAGCGGCAAGATTCATGTCCAGGGGTCCAATGCCAACATCACCCACACCATCAACGAGGACGAGCGAACCGAGTTCACCCGCCACATCAATGCCGTGCTCGCTGGCGATCCCGACATCGACAGCCGTCTACCATTCCCTACCGACACTTTTGAGATGTTCGACGAGTGCAAGGATGGTCTGGTTctcgccaagctcatcaacgaCAGTGTACCTGACACCATCGATGAGCGTGTCCTCAACATTCCCGGCAGGAAGACGAAAAATCTCAATGCCTTCCAGATGAGTGAGAACAACAACATCGTTATCGAGTCCGCCAAGGGTATCGGCTGCTCGGTTGTGAACATTGGTGCCGGCGACATCATCGAGGTCAGGGAGCATCTGATCCTGGGTCTGATCTGGCAAATTATTCGCCGTGGACTGTTGGGCAAGATTGATATCAAGCTGCACCCCGAGCTCTACCGATtgcttgaggaggacgagaccCTCGAGCAGTTCCTCAGACTACCCCCCGAGCAAATCTTGCTCCGGTGGTTCAACTATCATCTGAAGGCTGCCAATTGGGGCCGCAAGTACGTCAATTCGAACCACGCAAGGTCAGCCTTTACTAATATCTTGCAACAGGGTTAACAACTTCTCCTCAGATGTCAAGGACGGCGAGAACTACGCCGTTTTGCTTGCACAGATTGGCCCCGAATATGGAGTCACACGTGCACCATTGCAGAAGCAGGATCTTCACGACCGAGCCGAGGCCGTTCTTCAGGAGGCCGATAAGCTTGGTTGCCGCAAGTTCTTGACACCAAAATCTCTTGTCGCCGGAAACCCAAAGCTGAACCTGGCATTTGTTGCCAACTTGTTCAACAATCACCCTGCTCTCGATCCTAttaccgaggaggagaagcttgaggTCGAGGACTTCGATGCGGAGGGTGAGCGTGAGGCAAGAGTGTTTACTCTTTGGCTCAACAGTCTGGATGTGCAACCAGCTGTCGTATCCTTCTTCGATGATCTTCGAGACGGCAGCATTCTCCTCCAAGCCTACGACAAGGTGATCCCCGGTTCCGTCAACCCCCGCCACGTCAACAAGCGACCAGCCCATGGTGGAGAGATGTCGAGGTTCAAGGCTGTGGAGAACACCAACTATGCGATCGAGCTGGGCAAGCAAAACCGCTTTTCGCTGGTGGGCATTCAGGGTGCCGACATCACCGACGGACAGCGAACTTTGACTCTTGGCCTCGTGTGGCAGCTTATGCGCAAGGATATCACTGTGACTCTTTCATCCCTGGCTCAGAAGCTTGGCAAGAGGGAGATTACGGACTCTGAGATGGTGCGATGGGCCAACGACATGTCCCGCAAGGGTGGCAGAAACTCGGCCATTCGCTCTTTCAAGGACCCTGCCATCGGTTCTGGTATCTTCCTTCTGGATGTCTTGAACGGAATGAAGAGCAGCTATGTCGACTACGATCTCGTGACCCCCGGACAGACGGATGAAGATGCCTACATGAACGCTAAGCTAAGCATCAGCATTGCCCGCAAGCTTGGTGCCACCATTTGGCTGGTTCCAGAGGATATCTGCCAAGTCCGCAGCCGTCTTGTTACTACATTTATTGGTGAGTCCCCTCGCAGAGTCTTGACTATTCACATTGTTCTAATCATCTTGGCCAGGTTCTCTCATGGCGACTCACGAGAAGATGTAAATTTAGTTTGGAATTCGGCGACGGCGTGGTCTGGAGGGGTTGTCATTCAGGGGCCAAAATATCGAATCCTTTCCCAAAACCATCGTCCCCTCAAGGACATCCTGTTGTTTCCAACCAGTGCGTGTGCAAAGTGACAAGTGATAGGCTCCAGTTGCAGTAAGGATCCCCGGATAGTGATATTCTGAGTGCCGCCAATGAGCAGACAAAATTGGTGAGCATGCGTACTATCCGCTGATGCAGCGGTTCCCCGTGGAGAGGCAGTGATATCCAGGCCTTTATCCATCATTCCAAGAgtactttcttttttaagtatCATTGCTCTATATAAACTCAAATTGCTGTGATCACTCTATTGTCTTTCCAACGCCATGCTGAAAGGGTTGCTACTGTTATTCAAACTATATGCAGCCCTCGATCACAAGATCAAGTACAGGCTGCATAGACAACTTGGCCCCGTAAAGATACCCAACCAAAATATGAGATTTCCCAATGTCTTTCGTCCCCGTAGCCACTTAGTGCGGCTCAGTCTCACCAGCTATGGGACAAGGGTCAGCAAGTGTACTAGTTAGCATCCTTAGAACAGGACGAGGCAGACTCACTGGCAGTTGACACATCT
This region of Fusarium falciforme chromosome 5, complete sequence genomic DNA includes:
- a CDS encoding RING-type domain-containing protein yields the protein MSLCKVCEESLVLRLDPDEDVNDEAGASSAGPSTVSESVPDDLELPCGCHFHWQCLLDQSSDIAVSLKCPSCSTYLPANDAGPSATNQFLSAPPGAAILTRYVNEGGVQENLDILPSITEEAYLESHPEARPARALHVMSAEGDVGGIVELLRDASDEIEDLASFVRYQDPLADMKSGLHLAIEHNREETLWLLLWLCSIIPDAAFPETARSVAQALGVGRLSVPAEGDIRGLRDSHGQTAADLAQQKQAQWASILQTGLLSL